The Porphyrobacter sp. LM 6 sequence CGAAAGCCGCGATGGCCTTGTGGTTAAAGGCCAGATCTCGCTCACCTCGCGTTCTGGCCAAGAGGCTCATGCGCTGGTGCGTGACGGTGCGATCGGAGGCCTTTCGATTGGCTATCGCACGATCCGCGAGCAGTTGGTGGGAAAGACCCGACAGCTTCTCGAACTTGCCCTTTACGAGGTGAGCCTTGTTACCATCCCGATGAACGAGCGCGCGGTGATCACCAGCGTGAAATCGATCGTCGAGGATGGCCGGCTCCCGACGCTTCCCGAATTTGAGAATTTCCTGCGCGAGGCAGGGTTCTCGAAAAGCCAAGCCACCGCAATTGCGGGCAAAGGCCTGGCGCCGCTGTTCCGGAGTGAGTCTGGCAGCACCCCTTCCGACTTCCTGTCGGCTTTGCAGGCGCAGCTTCGCGCCTGAACCCACTCCCACACAGGACAAATTATATGAGCGATCAGAAGACCGCCGAGCAGCTTGCCGGCGAAGTGAAAGGCGTGCTCGACGCGCGCCTCGGTGAAGTCAAATCGACCCTTGATGCCAAGCAGGCTGAACTGCGCGGTATTCTCGATGCCCGCCACGACGAGATCAAATCCGATCTCGAGGGCAAGCACGACAAGGTGAAGGCACTGGCTGAAGAAGCGCTGGGCAAAGCGCAGCGCGGCGAAGACCTCTCCAACGCCACCAAGGAACTGGCAGACGAAGCGCTGACAGCGCTCAACGAAGCCAAGGCACGGCTCGATGAGGTCGAGCAGAAGCTCGCCCGCCGCGTGGCTGATGACGCTTCGCCGGAGTTCAAGACGATCGGCGAGCAGGTCGTGGCTGATGAGGCCATCAAGGCCTTCCTTGGTAACAATACGGTTCGGGGGCGCGCCAGCGTTGAGGTAAAGGCCATCATTTCTGCGCTCACCACCGATGCCAATGGTTCGGCCGGTGATCTCATCGTTTCTGACCGCGCCCCTGGCATCATCATGCCCGGCCAGCGCCGTCTGACGGTGCGCGACCTGCTGACCCCGGGGCGGACTGCCAGCAATTCGGTGCAGTATGTCAAGGAAACGGGCTACGCCAATGCGGCCGCGACCGTCTCGGAAACCACGGGCCCGACCAAGCCGCAGTCCGACATCAAGTTCGATGTTCTGACTAGCAACGTCACCACCATCGCCCACTGGGTTCTGGCGACCCGCCAGATCCTCGACGATGTGCCGATGCTTCAGTCCTATATCGACGGGCGTCTGCGCTACGGCCTCGCACTGGTCGAAGAAAACCAGCTGCTCAATGGTAGCGGCACGGGCACGGATCTCGCCGGCATTTACACGCAGGCTACCGCGTTCACGCCGCCGATCACCATTCCGGCGACGGTGACCCGGATCGATGTGCTGCGCCTTGCCATGCTACAGACCGCCCTGTCCGAACTCATGTCGACCGGCGTGGTGCTTCACCCGGCGGACTGGGCGGCGATCGAGCTGCTGAAGGATGGCCAAGGCCAGTTCATCGTCGGCAACCCGCAGGGGACGATCACGCCCACGCTCTGGGGCCAGCCGGTGGTGTCCACTCAGTCAATGGCGACCGGCAAGTTCCTGACCGGTGCCTTCCAGCTTGGCGCCCAGATTTTCGACCGCATGGACGCGGTGGTCGAGATCTCGACCGAGGATGACCAGAACTTCCGCAAGAACCTAGTCACGGTGCTCGCCGAAGAACGTCTCGCTCTTGCAGTCTATCGTCCTGAGGCCTTCGTGAAGGGTGACTTTGCGGCTGCGGCCACGGCGGCGACCAAGGTCTGATGAACTGGGATGGGCTGGCCTGAAGGTCAGCCCATCCAACTTACCAAGGAGATAGCCCATGCATTTGCAGGCACTCGATACCATTCACGTGAGCTCGGTGAGCTCTGACAACATCACCACCGGCGAGATCTTCGAGATCGATGATCTTGCGGGCAAAAGCCTGATCGAGCGCGGACTTGCCATCGAAGTCGATGGCGCGCCGACCACCAAGGCTAAGCCGGCATCAGCGCCTGAGCCTGAGGCTCCGGAAACCGCTGAACCTGCCGAGCAGCCGCCGATTGCCAACAAGGCCGGCGCCAATACGCGCAACAAGGCCGGCTAATGTCCGAGATCGTCACGCTCGAGCCGCCTCAGGACCGGGCCGTGACGCTCGAGGAAGCGCGCCAGCAGCTGCGCCTTGATGGCCGCGACGAGGATCTGCTGCTGGGAGCAAAACTTGATGCCGCCCAGGCCGAGCTGGAACTGCTGACCGGGCTAAAGCTTTGCGAGCAGACGCTCGAACTCCAGCTTGAAAGCTGGTCGCCGGAGATCACCGTGCCGGTTCGTCCGGTGACGGTAGCCGAGATCCGCTACACGGCCGTGAATGGAGCAGCAGTCACTTTGCCGGAAACCGACTATGTTGCTCGTAAGCGCAATGGGTTCACCCGCATCCGTCCGGCCTCTGGCAGGTCATGGCCGGAACTGGGCGCGGACGGTCTGATCCGGATCACGCTCTCGGCCGGATTTAGCGAGTATGACGCGGATCTGGCGATCGCCCGCGCTGCAATCCTCGTCAAAACCGCCTCGATGTTCGAAAACCGCGAAGGCGCGCCCTGTCTCGCCTTCGATACACTGGTGGGTCAGCTCCAATGCCGCTGGATCTAGCCTCGAAGCTCGACAGGCGGATCCAAATCGAGCGCAAGGTGGTGGATCGCGACCCGCAATACGGCACTGAAGCCGTCACCTGGACCGAATTTGCCTGCGTTTGGGCTGAAGTGAAGGACATTCTGCCCTCACGGGCCCAGCGTCTCGCCGACAGCATCCAGATCAGCCGCCGTCCTGCCCGCATTCGCATCCGTTATCTCGCAGGGCTCGCCGCAGATATGCGGATCATCATTGATAATCGCACCCATCAGATCATTTCCGGACCGGCCACCATTGGCCGGCGCGAGGCCATGGAGATCATGACTGAAGAACTCTCCAGCGAAGGAGCCGCGCCATGACCATCAGGCTCAGGGGCGGCCCGGAACTGCTGCGTCTGCTCGATGAACTGCCCAAAAACCTCGAACGCAACGTGATCCGTGGCGGTCTGCGTGCCGGGGCCAAGGTCATTCAACAGCAGGCCAAGGCCAATGTCCCCGTAAAGAACGGACAATTGAAGCGCGCGATCGGGATCGGCACCCGGACCGAGGGCGCCAAGCTCTCATCCTACGTCAAACTGCGCGGGTCCGGCTCCTATCTCGGGCTGTTCATTGAATATGGGGTCGCACCTCACTTGATCTCGGTTTCCGAGGCGGACAGGCCGGTGCGTGAGACCCGGCACGGGCCCCGAAAAGTCAGCATCGGCACGATCAACAAGATGGTGAAGCGCGGAAGCCTCAAGATTGGCGAGAACTTCGTCGGCCCCACCGTCATGCACCCGGGTCACGCTGCAAAACCCTTCCTGCGCCCCGCGCTTGACCAGAAAGCGGAGGAAGCGGTGAATGCCATGGGTGCTTACATCGCCCACCGGGTCCAGATCGGGAACCTCAAGGCGCCAACCCTCGAGGTCGACGACGAATGAACGGGGTGATCGCGGTTCGCTCGCTCCTGGTGGCCGACACCGGGCTGACCTCGCTCGTACCTGTCGCGCGGATTGCCGCCGGGATGCTGCCACAAGGCACGGACTTGCCGGCCATATCGTTGATGTCGGTCAGCGGCGTGGATCGCAACATTCCTGCGCCAGGCCCGAAACGCCGCGTCACCGAACGCGTGCAGGTGGCCGTTCTGGCCCGGACCTACCCTGAAGTGAAAGCCATTATCGCAGCTGTCCGCAATGCCGCTGCCGACCAGATGCCCGCCATCGACGGGCTGACCGACGTCACCGTCCACACCGATTCCGCCGGTCCTGATTTCCTCGACGAGGAGACCGGCATCCACATGCAGACGCAGGACTTCCGCGTCTCATTCAACGAGGCGCGTTGAGCCTCACCTTCATAAGGACCCATTGCCATGACAGTTCGGACTTCCGCCGGCACCACCTTGAAGGTGTCGGCCTCTACCCCTGCGACTTTTGACGCCACCGGCTACAATGCGCTCACCATGACCGTGGTCGGCGAAGTCTCCGACCTCGGTGAGTTCGGCCGCGAGTTCAATCTCGTCACCTTCAACCCAGTCGGTAGCCGCGGCGTCGTCAAGAAGAAGGGCAGCTTTAACCAGGGCACGATGCAGATCCAACTCGGCCTCGACACTGATGATGCCGGCCAAATCCTGCTCAAATCTGCCTCGCTCTCGGACGCTGATCACAGCTTCCTCGTCACCACTCAGAACGGCGACAAGTACTATTTCCAGGCGCAAGTCATGAGCTTCAAGGTCAATGTCGGTTCGGTCGATCAGATCACCACTGCCACCGTGACCCTCGAACTCACCACCAACTCCGCCGGTGTCGGTATCGTTGAAGTACTCGCGCCATAATGATGCTGTGGTGCGGATGGCGGGACTCGAACCCGCACGAGGATACCCTCACAAGATTTTAAGTCTCGGGCGTCTACCATTCCGCCACATCCGCGCAGCCATATCGGCATGGTGCGGGCGAAGGGACTCGAACCCCCACGCTGTTAGGCGCCAGAACCTAAATCTGGTGCGTCTACCAATTCCGCCACGCCCGCACTCGGGCCGGCATTTCCCAGATCATTGCGACATTGCCAAGGAGAACATTGATGTTCGACATCACGACGCTCGCCGCCACCGATACCTCGACCCTCGAATTGGTGGGTGGCGACGACGCCCCGCTGTTCGACGAAAAGGGCAAGCGCCTCTCGATCACGGTCTACGGTCCAGGCTCCAAGGTCTACCAGCGCGCCCAGGCTCGCCAGCAGAACCAGCTGATGGACAAGATCAAGAAGCGCGGAAAGATGGACCAGACGGCCGAGGAGAAGCTTGCCGAGCAGGCTGATTTTCTGGCTGCCTGCACGGTCAGCTTCAACGGCTTCACCTATCCGCCCGCCGACGGGCTCGAAGGCCAGGAACTGTTTCGCAAGGCCTATGCCGATCCATCGATCGGGTTCATCGCCACGCAGGTCGCCGCTCACATCAATGACTGGGCAAATTTTACGAAGAGCTCGGCCGAGAGCTGAGCCTTTACGCCCGGCAACTGGCGTGGCTGGGCACGGCTCCCAAGCCGCGCACTACCAAACAAATCAAACCCGACACCCATGCTGATCCGCTGACCCGCCTGCAGCGAATGGCCATCGACGACCTTGCTCCGGACTTTCCACCCATACGCACCCCTTGGGTGATCGACTGGCTCATGGAAGTCGGCCCCACCAATCCCGGCGCGATGGGCGCAGTCCCCATCTCCTGGGCCACGATTGGCGAGTGGCAGCACTGCATGGGGCTCGATCTGCCTCCGTGGCTGGTCCGCCTCTTGCGACGGCTTTCTATCGAATTCGTCGCTGAAACCGTCCGCGCCCGCGAGCCTGATTGCCCGCCTCCATGGACTGCCACGTCCGTCCTCAACCGAGATGAAGTCTCCCGGAAAGTGACCAACGCCTTCCGGGCGCTGATGATGTCGAAGGAGCCCAGCACGTGAAAGCAGGCACCCTCGAAATTGAAATGATCACCAACGTCGCCCGGCTCCAAAAGGAGATGGCCGACATGAAGCGCACGGTGGCAGGCGCGATGGGCGATATGGCGGACAGCGCCTCGCGTGCTGACCGGGCGCTCAATGCGGTCGGTGGCGGCGGTGTCACGCGCATGGGTGGTTCGGCGAAGCTTGCGGGGCATCATGTCCAGAACCTCGTCTTTCAGCTCAACGACATGGTGGTCGGCCTGTTCTCCGGCCAGAAACCCATGACCGTGTTCATGCAGCAGGGCACGCAGATCGGGCAGATCGCAATGCAGGCCGGCGTCGGCATCGGCGGCATGGCCCGGGCGCTGCTGGGGCTTGCTGCCAGTGCTGCCGCGGCTGCACTGACCAACCCCTATCTTCTCGCAGCCGCTGCTGCCGCCGGCATCGCGTTCGGCGCATTCAAACTGTTCCAGTCGAGCGTCAAACAGACGGGCGAGCTAGACCGCTATGCGCAAAGCCTCGGCCTCACCAAGAAGGAAATGGAAAAGCTGGGCCCCGTAGGGATCACGATCGGCGACACCATGAAGGGACTGTGGAAGACCGTCTCGGATGGGCTCAACCTAGGCTCGGTATTCTCGACCCTCAAGGATTGGGCTGTCACGGCCTTTGAGGCCGTTCTGACTGCTGGCAAATACGCCGTCGCCATTCTCTATGCTGGCTGGGTTGGCGGGTTCAATGCGATCCGAGTCACCTGGACCGCACTGCCCGGCGTGATCGGTGAAGCCGCCGTGGGCGCCGCTAATCTGGCAATCAGCGGCATCGAATACCTCGCCAACAAAGCGATCGCTGCCCTCAACTGGCTCGCCGAATGGGTGAACCCTATGCTCGATCGAGTGGGCCTTGCCACCATCACCCGGATCGAGAGCGTGGCTCTGCCGCGCATGGAAAACAGCTTTGCCGGCTCGACGGCCCGAATGGGCGCACAGGTCCGCGACGAGTTCGCCTCGGCTTTTGGCGATGCCATGGGCATGATGGATGCCTTCTCGGCGCGGTGGCGGGAGAATAGCATCGCTGCTGCCAAAGCCCGGCTTGCCGCAAAGGCGGACGAGATCCGCGGCGACGGCAGCGACGGTGCCAGCAGCGCCAAAGGCCCGAAGGAAACTGAAGCCGAACGGGCGCTAAAAGCTGCCCGCGACTTTGCCGCCAACCTCGCGCTCGAGACAGCGAAGATTGGCAAGACCCCGATCGAGATCAAGCGGATGGAAGTCGCCATGGCGGCGCTCAAGGCGCCGACCGACGAAACACGGATTGCAATTCTCCAAGCCGGCGAAGCCTGGGAACAGGCGACCCGGGCTTTCGCGACCTCGGAGTTCCTTCGCCAGACAGTTGCGCCGCTCGAACAGCAGGTCTCTCTGCTTGGCCAATCGGCCCGCGCTCAAGCACTCGCCAATCTCGAAGCCGAACGCGAGCAGATCGTTCTGGAACGCGGTGTCGAAGCTTGGGAGCGATATCGCGCGGCCCGCACCCGCCTGATGGAGGCGGACTTTGCGCAGGGCGAACAGGAGCAGTTCCTGCAGAGCCTGGAGGACATGGTCTCTGCCACTGAGGCTGCGGCACAGAACATGGCTGATGCCTTTGGCTCGGTTGGCGGTGCTATTGGCGCGATCAGCGTCGAGATCACGCGTTTTGCTTCGGCGCAGGTGGCTGCAGCCCAGCGCGTGGCTGAAGCCGAGCGCGAATATGGACGCACTTCATTCCAGTATGCCGATGCGCGTGCCGCCCAGGCATCGGCCGAGATTAATCACTATGGCAATCTCGCCTCGGCCGCGAAGGGCTTCTTCAAGGAGGGCTCGGACGGCTACAAGGCGCTGCTGGCGGCCGAGAAGGTGTTCCGCGCCTTTGAACTGGCGATCGCCATCAAGAATGCCGCGGTGAAGATTGGCCTCATTGGCGCGCAGACCGCAGCCAAGGTCACCAGCGATACCGCCATGGCAGCCTCCGACACCGCTCGCGCCGGTGTTGAACAGGGCAACTCGATCATTACGACCGGCATCAAGGCCGTTGAAGCCGTCGTGAACGCCATCCGCTCGTTGCCTTTCCCGCTCAATATCGCCGCGGGTGCTATCACGGCCGGTGTCATTGCATCTCTCGGTGTCGCGATCAGCGGCGCCTTTGGCGGGTCTCCAAAACTGCCTGCCGCCAATGATGGCACCGGAACAGTGTTTGGGGACAGCACCGCAAAGTCGGAGAGTATTGCCAAAGCCATCGATCACCTGCGGGAGGTCGACACGCTGACCATGCGCTACTCCGCCGCCATGCTGGCTTCCTTGCGCAACATCGAAGCCAATATCGGCGGGCTTACCAACCTCATCATCCGCACCAATGGCGCTGAAGCCTCGGCTGCAGGTGTAAACACCGGCTATCAGTCCACGGGCGTGACCGGCCTCATCGGTAGGGGGCTGGAAGGCGTCGGGGCCGTTCTGAACAAGATCCCCATCATCGGCGGCATTCTGGGCGGTCTGGTCGGGCTAGTCGGCAAGGCGTTCGGCGCACTGTTCGGCACCAAGACTACGATTACCGGCCAGGGCATCTTCGGTCGCGGCCAGTCGCTGGCAGAGATCCTCTCCGACGGGTTTGACGCGAGCTATTACTCTGACGTCAAGAAGACCAAGAAGTTCCTCGGGATCAGTATGGGCTCGAGTTATTCGACCCAATATTCGGCGG is a genomic window containing:
- a CDS encoding HK97 family phage prohead protease translates to MNHLDFVLDTKAVTEDGKIEGLAAGYGNVDAGGDVIVPGALARSLKGRKSVPMLMYHDQTRPAGVWTDFAESRDGLVVKGQISLTSRSGQEAHALVRDGAIGGLSIGYRTIREQLVGKTRQLLELALYEVSLVTIPMNERAVITSVKSIVEDGRLPTLPEFENFLREAGFSKSQATAIAGKGLAPLFRSESGSTPSDFLSALQAQLRA
- a CDS encoding phage major capsid protein; translated protein: MSDQKTAEQLAGEVKGVLDARLGEVKSTLDAKQAELRGILDARHDEIKSDLEGKHDKVKALAEEALGKAQRGEDLSNATKELADEALTALNEAKARLDEVEQKLARRVADDASPEFKTIGEQVVADEAIKAFLGNNTVRGRASVEVKAIISALTTDANGSAGDLIVSDRAPGIIMPGQRRLTVRDLLTPGRTASNSVQYVKETGYANAAATVSETTGPTKPQSDIKFDVLTSNVTTIAHWVLATRQILDDVPMLQSYIDGRLRYGLALVEENQLLNGSGTGTDLAGIYTQATAFTPPITIPATVTRIDVLRLAMLQTALSELMSTGVVLHPADWAAIELLKDGQGQFIVGNPQGTITPTLWGQPVVSTQSMATGKFLTGAFQLGAQIFDRMDAVVEISTEDDQNFRKNLVTVLAEERLALAVYRPEAFVKGDFAAAATAATKV
- a CDS encoding head-tail connector protein, which produces MSEIVTLEPPQDRAVTLEEARQQLRLDGRDEDLLLGAKLDAAQAELELLTGLKLCEQTLELQLESWSPEITVPVRPVTVAEIRYTAVNGAAVTLPETDYVARKRNGFTRIRPASGRSWPELGADGLIRITLSAGFSEYDADLAIARAAILVKTASMFENREGAPCLAFDTLVGQLQCRWI
- a CDS encoding phage head closure protein, whose product is MPLDLASKLDRRIQIERKVVDRDPQYGTEAVTWTEFACVWAEVKDILPSRAQRLADSIQISRRPARIRIRYLAGLAADMRIIIDNRTHQIISGPATIGRREAMEIMTEELSSEGAAP
- a CDS encoding HK97-gp10 family putative phage morphogenesis protein, producing the protein MTIRLRGGPELLRLLDELPKNLERNVIRGGLRAGAKVIQQQAKANVPVKNGQLKRAIGIGTRTEGAKLSSYVKLRGSGSYLGLFIEYGVAPHLISVSEADRPVRETRHGPRKVSIGTINKMVKRGSLKIGENFVGPTVMHPGHAAKPFLRPALDQKAEEAVNAMGAYIAHRVQIGNLKAPTLEVDDE
- the gp17 gene encoding tail completion protein gp17, whose product is MNGVIAVRSLLVADTGLTSLVPVARIAAGMLPQGTDLPAISLMSVSGVDRNIPAPGPKRRVTERVQVAVLARTYPEVKAIIAAVRNAAADQMPAIDGLTDVTVHTDSAGPDFLDEETGIHMQTQDFRVSFNEAR
- a CDS encoding phage tail length tape measure family protein; translated protein: MKAGTLEIEMITNVARLQKEMADMKRTVAGAMGDMADSASRADRALNAVGGGGVTRMGGSAKLAGHHVQNLVFQLNDMVVGLFSGQKPMTVFMQQGTQIGQIAMQAGVGIGGMARALLGLAASAAAAALTNPYLLAAAAAAGIAFGAFKLFQSSVKQTGELDRYAQSLGLTKKEMEKLGPVGITIGDTMKGLWKTVSDGLNLGSVFSTLKDWAVTAFEAVLTAGKYAVAILYAGWVGGFNAIRVTWTALPGVIGEAAVGAANLAISGIEYLANKAIAALNWLAEWVNPMLDRVGLATITRIESVALPRMENSFAGSTARMGAQVRDEFASAFGDAMGMMDAFSARWRENSIAAAKARLAAKADEIRGDGSDGASSAKGPKETEAERALKAARDFAANLALETAKIGKTPIEIKRMEVAMAALKAPTDETRIAILQAGEAWEQATRAFATSEFLRQTVAPLEQQVSLLGQSARAQALANLEAEREQIVLERGVEAWERYRAARTRLMEADFAQGEQEQFLQSLEDMVSATEAAAQNMADAFGSVGGAIGAISVEITRFASAQVAAAQRVAEAEREYGRTSFQYADARAAQASAEINHYGNLASAAKGFFKEGSDGYKALLAAEKVFRAFELAIAIKNAAVKIGLIGAQTAAKVTSDTAMAASDTARAGVEQGNSIITTGIKAVEAVVNAIRSLPFPLNIAAGAITAGVIASLGVAISGAFGGSPKLPAANDGTGTVFGDSTAKSESIAKAIDHLREVDTLTMRYSAAMLASLRNIEANIGGLTNLIIRTNGAEASAAGVNTGYQSTGVTGLIGRGLEGVGAVLNKIPIIGGILGGLVGLVGKAFGALFGTKTTITGQGIFGRGQSLAEILSDGFDASYYSDVKKTKKFLGISMGSSYSTQYSAADAELERQFALIFSGFYDAISAAASPLGLSLGEVQSRLQGFVVNIGKIDLKGLTGAEIQEKLTAVFGAAADNLARYAVPGLEQFQKVGEGYFETLIRVASSVEAVSSSLNLLGTSVEDLSLAAKMNLFDLFGSASDMTSATGEYFALYYSKAEQASAQTAQMALVFESLGLQLPQSIAGFRSLVEAQDLTTEAGRAAYVTLIQLAPAFAELIGAAQDAASAAAIADERLSLERQLLEVQGNTAALRALDLAQIDASNRALQLQIWALEDQKEAVEDAANAAEKLRSAWAAITDGLIAEIERIRGVTGTRSNSYAEALAKFNNASMLARGGDQEAAKSLPALSQALLSVAANTARSGEDLARLQGLTAASLEQTLAIINQASGATVGVEVAPDDSSSPGWWDQFAANQMGVATIPANDGQSALIGELQALRQEVADLRDEQRIASATIASGTSKTARILERVTPDGDALAVRTAA